A single window of Narcine bancroftii isolate sNarBan1 chromosome 1, sNarBan1.hap1, whole genome shotgun sequence DNA harbors:
- the trnau1apb gene encoding tRNA selenocysteine 1-associated protein 1-like isoform X1: MATLWMGDLEQYMDETFIKHAFSAMGEATVNVKIISNRMTGTVAGYCFVELADQTSADRCLHKLNGKPLPGSNPPKKFKLNYATYGKKPDAGQEYSIFVGDLSSEVDDFHLYDYFVKKYPSCRGGKVVTDTSGNSRGFGFVRFSDEAEQKKALEECQNSKGLGGKPIRISIAVPKSAKTKSEYQPTATYNYTQYYQQYQQYYSQWGYDPYSSYGYGYPQYGTTETSAITSSLMTEMSQLSEFQQSSALGEENEEEYVEDPDPKLDVDEINKQFMEQSEDLYDSLMNCHWQPLDTITSEIPTAVQ; the protein is encoded by the exons ATGGCCACCCTGTGGATGGGCGAT CTGGAACAATACATGGATGAGACATTTATCAAACATGCCTTCTCTGCCATGGGTGAGGCAACCGTTAACGTGAAAATCATAAGTAACAGAATGACCGG AACAGTAGCTGGCTATTGCTTTGTGGAATTAGCCGACCAAACCAGTGCTGATCGTTGTCTCCATAAACTCAATGGGAAGCCTTTGCCTGGTTCAAATCCG CCCAAGAAATTCAAGTTAAACTATGCAACCTATGGAAAAAAGCCAGATGCAGG CCAGGAATATTCCATATTTGTGGGTGATCTCTCTTCTGAAGTTGATGATTTTCATCTGTATGATTACTTTGTGAAAAAATATCCATCATGTAGAGGTGGGAAAGTGGTTACGGACACGTCTGGAAACTCAAG AGGTTTTGGATTTGTCAGGTTTTCTGATGAAGCAGAACAAAAAAAAGCTTTGGAAGAATGTCAGAACagcaaaggtttaggaggaaaGCCCATCCGGATAAGTATAGCAGTGCCAAAAAG TGCAAAAACAAAATCGGAATACCAGCCAACGGCCACGTATAACTACACACAATACTACCAGCAGTACCAACAGTATTACTCCCAGTGGGGCTATGATCCCTATTCTAGTTACGGCTATGGGTACCCACAGTATGGTACCACTGAGACATCAGCAATAACTTCATCACTAATGACAGAAATGTCACAGCTCTCTGAG TTCCAGCAAAGTTCTGCACTGGGTGAGGAAAATGAAGAGGAGTATGTGGAAG ATCCAGATCCAAAGTTGGATGTTGATGAAATTAACAAACAGTTTATGGAACAAAGTGAAGATCTGTACGACTCCTTGATGAATTGTCACTGGCAACCCCTGGATACCATCACATCAGAGATTCCCACTGCAGTGCAATAa
- the trnau1apb gene encoding tRNA selenocysteine 1-associated protein 1-like isoform X2, with translation MATLWMGDLEQYMDETFIKHAFSAMGEATVNVKIISNRMTGTVAGYCFVELADQTSADRCLHKLNGKPLPGSNPPKKFKLNYATYGKKPDAGQEYSIFVGDLSSEVDDFHLYDYFVKKYPSCRGGKVVTDTSGNSSAKTKSEYQPTATYNYTQYYQQYQQYYSQWGYDPYSSYGYGYPQYGTTETSAITSSLMTEMSQLSEFQQSSALGEENEEEYVEDPDPKLDVDEINKQFMEQSEDLYDSLMNCHWQPLDTITSEIPTAVQ, from the exons ATGGCCACCCTGTGGATGGGCGAT CTGGAACAATACATGGATGAGACATTTATCAAACATGCCTTCTCTGCCATGGGTGAGGCAACCGTTAACGTGAAAATCATAAGTAACAGAATGACCGG AACAGTAGCTGGCTATTGCTTTGTGGAATTAGCCGACCAAACCAGTGCTGATCGTTGTCTCCATAAACTCAATGGGAAGCCTTTGCCTGGTTCAAATCCG CCCAAGAAATTCAAGTTAAACTATGCAACCTATGGAAAAAAGCCAGATGCAGG CCAGGAATATTCCATATTTGTGGGTGATCTCTCTTCTGAAGTTGATGATTTTCATCTGTATGATTACTTTGTGAAAAAATATCCATCATGTAGAGGTGGGAAAGTGGTTACGGACACGTCTGGAAACTCAAG TGCAAAAACAAAATCGGAATACCAGCCAACGGCCACGTATAACTACACACAATACTACCAGCAGTACCAACAGTATTACTCCCAGTGGGGCTATGATCCCTATTCTAGTTACGGCTATGGGTACCCACAGTATGGTACCACTGAGACATCAGCAATAACTTCATCACTAATGACAGAAATGTCACAGCTCTCTGAG TTCCAGCAAAGTTCTGCACTGGGTGAGGAAAATGAAGAGGAGTATGTGGAAG ATCCAGATCCAAAGTTGGATGTTGATGAAATTAACAAACAGTTTATGGAACAAAGTGAAGATCTGTACGACTCCTTGATGAATTGTCACTGGCAACCCCTGGATACCATCACATCAGAGATTCCCACTGCAGTGCAATAa